From one Symbiobacterium terraclitae genomic stretch:
- a CDS encoding class I SAM-dependent methyltransferase, which translates to MDGAKDRLARGYTRTSALYDDLVGPGYLAAIRRLLPFVRVGPLPAILDVGCGTGINLFEAARWFAPAGLLVGIDISPGMVAVATAKARQLGIPARILLGDAERLPFPDDTFDLVICNSVFHWFQDRPGAMREMARVLKPGGCLALIAATAPGFREWFLLMDAVVRATLGPDRAAPIPELPTPEELAALMQGAGLTIAGMQNLIQRHLVTNPLTFVQLMSVMAPTWSGDLSDREVAALQAAAARLMAAGWPGGFPVTWSALEAIAVKAPRSHPGA; encoded by the coding sequence GTGGACGGCGCAAAGGATCGGCTGGCCAGGGGGTACACGCGCACCTCTGCCCTGTACGACGACCTGGTCGGCCCCGGCTACCTGGCGGCGATCCGCCGCCTGCTGCCCTTCGTGCGGGTGGGTCCGCTGCCCGCCATCCTCGACGTGGGCTGCGGAACGGGCATCAACCTGTTCGAGGCTGCCCGCTGGTTCGCGCCCGCGGGCCTGCTGGTCGGCATCGACATCTCGCCGGGCATGGTGGCGGTGGCCACCGCGAAGGCGCGCCAGCTGGGCATCCCGGCCAGGATCCTCCTGGGGGACGCCGAGCGCCTGCCGTTTCCCGACGACACGTTCGACCTGGTGATCTGCAACTCGGTCTTCCACTGGTTCCAGGACCGGCCGGGGGCGATGCGGGAGATGGCCCGCGTGCTCAAACCCGGCGGCTGCCTGGCCCTGATCGCGGCCACGGCCCCCGGGTTCCGCGAGTGGTTCCTGCTGATGGACGCCGTGGTCCGTGCGACGCTGGGCCCGGACCGGGCGGCGCCGATTCCGGAGCTGCCCACCCCCGAGGAGCTGGCCGCCCTGATGCAAGGGGCCGGGCTGACCATCGCCGGGATGCAGAACCTCATCCAGCGCCACCTCGTCACCAACCCGCTCACCTTCGTGCAGCTGATGTCGGTGATGGCGCCCACCTGGTCCGGCGACCTGTCCGACCGGGAGGTGGCGGCGCTGCAGGCCGCGGCCGCACGGCTGATGGCCGCCGGATGGCCCGGCGGGTTCCCCGTCACCTGGTCCGCGTTGGAGGCCATCGCCGTCAAGGCGCCCCGGAGTCACCCCGGCGCGTGA
- a CDS encoding metal-sensitive transcriptional regulator: protein MAEKRPETRVPLVRDKQAILDRLRKIEGQVRGLQRMVEEDRYCVDILNQVAAVEAALNKVGLMLLEGHAKGCMAAAVRRGEGDQAVAELMDVLGRFLK, encoded by the coding sequence ATGGCGGAAAAGCGGCCCGAGACGCGGGTGCCGCTGGTGCGGGATAAGCAGGCGATCCTCGACCGGCTCCGGAAGATCGAGGGGCAGGTGCGGGGCCTGCAGCGGATGGTGGAGGAGGACCGCTACTGCGTGGACATCCTCAACCAGGTGGCCGCCGTGGAGGCGGCCCTGAACAAGGTGGGCCTGATGCTGCTGGAGGGGCACGCCAAGGGGTGCATGGCCGCGGCCGTGCGCCGGGGCGAGGGCGACCAGGCGGTGGCCGAGCTGATGGACGTGCTGGGGCGGTTCCTCAAATGA
- a CDS encoding DUF1405 domain-containing protein, with protein MGSLARFFRSVAHDRRWWWALLVINFLGSLYGFYWYWPQLSQTPYARWFIVPDSPGATFLLTIWLGLMLAGLDWRRPGMQLLGAVAFVSNMKYGLWTAVVLPQAGIKYGWEFDFVHLTLSHLGMWVQGLLFARHYRPEAPAAGLALAWLLVQDLVDYHLWMTHPTLPYPAEFAFARGAAVTLSAIWGTFLLAQGLLGRKAAAG; from the coding sequence ATGGGCTCGTTGGCGCGGTTCTTCCGCAGCGTCGCCCACGACCGCCGCTGGTGGTGGGCGCTGCTGGTCATCAACTTCCTCGGCTCGCTATACGGCTTCTACTGGTACTGGCCGCAGCTTTCACAGACCCCGTACGCCCGCTGGTTCATCGTGCCCGACAGCCCGGGGGCCACGTTCCTCCTGACCATCTGGCTGGGGCTCATGCTGGCGGGGCTGGACTGGCGCCGGCCGGGGATGCAGCTCCTGGGCGCGGTGGCCTTCGTCTCGAACATGAAGTACGGCCTGTGGACGGCGGTCGTGCTGCCGCAGGCCGGCATCAAGTACGGCTGGGAGTTCGACTTCGTCCACCTGACCCTGTCGCACCTGGGCATGTGGGTCCAGGGCCTGCTCTTCGCCCGCCACTACCGGCCGGAGGCGCCGGCTGCGGGCCTGGCGCTGGCCTGGCTGCTGGTGCAGGACCTGGTGGACTACCACCTGTGGATGACGCATCCCACGCTGCCGTACCCGGCCGAGTTTGCGTTCGCGCGCGGCGCGGCAGTGACCCTGTCGGCGATCTGGGGAACGTTCCTGCTGGCGCAGGGGCTGCTGGGCAGGAAGGCTGCCGCAGGGTGA
- a CDS encoding TlpA family protein disulfide reductase, with protein MLRRVAAAILAALLVLTAGCGGVRPDGADQEPVGVFHGEGGADPAPDAAAPEVKPMPGYLAADIRATDVFSGKAVSLADLKGQPVFLNFWATWCPPCKDEMPDMEEFHREMGDRVRVVAIGADGFESREKMAAFAEALGLTFLVVHDGGSAARAYLVSGVPTSFFIDAEGVIRVRHTGQLSLEEMKEYAELASKTAED; from the coding sequence GTGCTGCGGAGGGTGGCGGCTGCGATCCTGGCGGCGCTCCTGGTGCTGACGGCCGGGTGCGGGGGAGTGCGGCCCGACGGTGCGGATCAGGAGCCGGTCGGGGTTTTCCACGGGGAGGGCGGGGCCGACCCGGCCCCGGACGCGGCGGCGCCGGAGGTGAAGCCGATGCCGGGCTACCTGGCCGCGGACATCCGGGCGACAGACGTCTTCTCGGGCAAGGCCGTCTCGCTCGCGGACCTGAAGGGGCAGCCGGTCTTCCTGAACTTCTGGGCCACCTGGTGCCCGCCGTGCAAGGATGAGATGCCCGACATGGAGGAGTTCCACCGGGAGATGGGCGACCGGGTGCGCGTGGTGGCCATCGGCGCTGACGGGTTCGAGTCGCGGGAGAAGATGGCCGCCTTCGCCGAGGCCCTGGGGCTGACCTTCCTGGTGGTGCACGACGGGGGGAGCGCCGCCCGCGCCTACCTGGTCTCGGGCGTTCCAACCTCTTTCTTCATCGACGCTGAAGGCGTGATCCGGGTTCGCCATACCGGCCAGCTGAGCCTGGAAGAGATGAAGGAGTACGCAGAACTGGCCTCGAAGACTGCAGAAGACTAA
- a CDS encoding AAA family ATPase, producing MQLRTSEALSRVTRNIERVIVGKRLEIEYVLVALLCQGHVLIEDVPGVGKTTLVRSLARSLGCDFRRIQFTTDLLPSDVTGVSVFNQKTGEFEFRPGPIMSQIVLADEINRASPKTQSALLECMEEGQLTIDGVTRRMPRPFLVLATQNPIEYEGTFPLPEAQLDRFLLRLRLGYPTLREEMTVVERAKQPPLEELGQVLSAEEVLRLQQVARSVHVDESVLEYMVRIVQATREHRDVYLGASPRGSIALYRTSQAIALIRGREYVTPDDVKEMAPLVLAHRVIMRPEAQLRGTGAENLVAEVLNQVPVPAGVKSYAARQA from the coding sequence ATGCAATTGAGAACAAGCGAAGCGCTGTCCCGGGTGACGAGGAACATCGAGCGGGTCATCGTCGGCAAGCGGCTGGAGATCGAGTACGTGCTGGTCGCGCTGCTCTGCCAGGGCCACGTGCTGATCGAAGACGTGCCGGGGGTCGGCAAGACCACGCTGGTGCGCAGCCTCGCCCGTTCCCTCGGCTGCGACTTCCGGCGGATCCAGTTCACCACCGACCTGCTGCCCTCCGACGTGACGGGGGTGTCCGTCTTCAACCAGAAGACCGGGGAGTTCGAGTTCCGCCCCGGCCCCATCATGAGCCAGATCGTCCTGGCCGACGAGATCAACCGCGCCTCCCCCAAGACCCAGTCGGCGCTGCTGGAGTGCATGGAGGAGGGGCAGCTGACCATCGACGGCGTCACCCGGCGCATGCCTCGCCCCTTCCTGGTGCTGGCCACCCAGAACCCCATCGAGTACGAGGGGACCTTCCCCCTGCCCGAGGCCCAGCTCGACCGCTTCCTGCTGCGGCTGCGCCTGGGCTATCCCACGCTCCGGGAGGAGATGACGGTCGTGGAGCGGGCGAAGCAGCCGCCCCTGGAAGAGCTGGGCCAGGTGCTCAGCGCCGAGGAGGTGCTGCGGCTGCAGCAGGTCGCCCGCTCGGTGCACGTGGACGAGTCGGTGCTGGAGTACATGGTGCGCATCGTGCAGGCGACCCGCGAACACCGCGACGTCTACCTCGGCGCCTCCCCCCGCGGCTCCATCGCCCTCTACCGCACCAGCCAGGCCATCGCCCTGATCAGAGGCCGGGAGTACGTCACCCCCGACGACGTGAAGGAGATGGCGCCGCTGGTGCTCGCGCACCGGGTGATCATGCGGCCCGAGGCGCAGCTGAGGGGCACCGGGGCCGAGAACCTGGTGGCGGAGGTGCTGAACCAGGTGCCCGTGCCTGCGGGGGTCAAGAGCTATGCGGCGCGGCAGGCATGA
- a CDS encoding DUF58 domain-containing protein, protein MRRGRHDWRLPLLILVAYVSARVNGGSHNYFLLYATALLWAGSWLMTRYAASQVTCTLAVDRDRIEVGETITAKLRLENEGWVPILWLEVDDDTPPRLLESDRPRLGTTLPLAGCRLVHVNLTARRRGRCHVGPIRIRTGDGLGLFAREIMLRSRQQITIYPRVHPIDDLRIPLAQPFGHVRTPERAFEDPSNHAEIRHYVPGDNPRHIHWRTTARMGTLMTRQYELSATTQLILFLDLNRDVHVDGSASGGGSSAETAVEIAASLAALALRSKMEAGLVCMGQERFAVSPGRGDRTFQEIMEVLAQVEAEGDMLMEQLLEAETAHLGHRATLVVITPRLTQLLADRLLRLRVSHRVMLILLDADTFAGGQGAPQQAAPAAAQAHLAELLALRRVTVYRVPCGADLRQLASMRLQVGEGVGAWSPRARPQAIS, encoded by the coding sequence ATGCGGCGCGGCAGGCATGACTGGCGGCTGCCGTTGCTCATCCTCGTCGCCTACGTGTCCGCCCGGGTGAACGGCGGCAGCCACAACTACTTCCTGCTCTACGCCACGGCCCTGCTGTGGGCGGGCAGCTGGCTCATGACCCGCTACGCTGCCAGCCAGGTGACCTGTACGCTGGCGGTCGACCGCGACCGCATCGAGGTCGGGGAGACGATCACGGCCAAGCTGCGCCTGGAGAACGAGGGCTGGGTGCCCATCCTCTGGCTCGAGGTCGACGACGATACCCCGCCCCGCCTGCTGGAGAGCGACCGGCCCAGGCTGGGCACGACGCTGCCCCTGGCGGGCTGCCGGCTGGTCCACGTGAACCTGACCGCCCGCCGCCGGGGCCGCTGCCACGTGGGGCCTATCCGCATCCGCACCGGCGACGGGCTGGGCCTGTTCGCGCGCGAGATCATGCTGCGCTCACGGCAGCAGATCACCATCTACCCGAGGGTGCACCCCATCGACGACCTGCGGATCCCGCTGGCCCAGCCCTTCGGCCACGTGCGCACGCCCGAGCGGGCGTTTGAGGACCCGTCCAACCACGCGGAGATCCGCCACTACGTGCCCGGCGACAACCCGCGCCACATCCACTGGCGCACCACGGCCCGCATGGGCACGCTGATGACCCGTCAGTACGAGCTGAGCGCCACCACCCAGCTGATCCTCTTTCTGGACCTGAACCGTGACGTCCACGTGGACGGCAGCGCTTCGGGGGGCGGCTCCAGCGCGGAGACGGCCGTGGAGATCGCCGCCTCCCTGGCCGCGCTGGCCCTGCGGAGCAAGATGGAAGCCGGCCTCGTCTGCATGGGGCAGGAGCGGTTCGCGGTCAGCCCCGGACGCGGGGACCGGACCTTCCAGGAGATCATGGAGGTGCTGGCGCAGGTCGAGGCCGAGGGCGACATGCTGATGGAGCAGCTCCTCGAGGCCGAGACGGCGCACCTGGGGCACCGCGCCACCCTGGTGGTCATCACGCCGCGGCTGACCCAGCTCCTGGCCGACCGGCTGCTCCGCCTGCGCGTCAGCCACCGGGTGATGCTGATCCTGCTGGATGCGGACACCTTCGCCGGAGGGCAGGGGGCGCCACAGCAGGCCGCCCCGGCTGCGGCGCAGGCGCATCTGGCCGAACTGCTGGCGCTCCGGCGCGTGACGGTCTACCGGGTGCCCTGCGGGGCGGACCTGCGCCAGCTGGCCTCCATGCGGCTCCAGGTCGGAGAGGGGGTGGGAGCATGGTCGCCGCGCGCCCGTCCGCAGGCTATCAGCTGA
- a CDS encoding transglutaminase TgpA family protein, giving the protein MVAARPSAGYQLTIALLGLVAVRLVLHSLDEFWRMALPWEWPWILAGIGVLYSWVWWRSRLAGLLCTLGAGAALAFALWRDPALGGWLAGLAGEGAALAAELAAGNLGATFGHRVGLALVALAGLGTGLLVTGEALGRGRTAWTIVLGLVIFGTEWGWYFDPAAGYFQLYVVLSLILWVLGQAALRDARWRAEGRHAGWRSGVAPTLAAVLAVALVAGLLPGHYAPVNLGELGRRIQEALPALGRFRGAGVADWGSDFSLAATGFSPDGGRLGGSVVPDDRVALRVRTPGPLGQTLYLRGAAYLTYTGWSWERGESPEMNPDSYGLLPSLMAPDAMSRSLQVEVMPALDFGRTIFNVLEPRRVDGLSGFEADAEANLRARHGIGDQPYTVVARLPLYNREQIRSAMGEAGPDLARYLQLPDLPARIGELAQAITGRADHPYEQAEAIEQYLRSLAYTLTPPRTPADRDFVDYFLFDLGQGYCTYFASAMVVMLRELGIPARFVEGFAVPASTSFTVDARGGYVYEVRNSLAHAWVEAYFPGYGWVTFDPTPRADLPLIPRNAPLAVQQWVDLPPDDLAEITDPAEGLAPQTPRDQTPEDQEIFGGGSAASEGRTWPRLGLPLALPVLLLLAAAWTLRAQNRFRYRDARSVVQEAWEKAAWLLGRFGLPRRPHETVAEYARTLADALPLLKEEALRAAADYGAARYGPPGRPVPAEAAQRARALWERVSEALFDRYGWRVYLWRRLGWRRRR; this is encoded by the coding sequence ATGGTCGCCGCGCGCCCGTCCGCAGGCTATCAGCTGACGATCGCCCTGCTGGGGCTGGTGGCGGTCCGGCTGGTGCTCCACTCGCTGGACGAGTTCTGGCGCATGGCGCTCCCGTGGGAGTGGCCCTGGATCCTCGCCGGCATCGGCGTGCTCTACAGCTGGGTCTGGTGGCGCAGCCGGCTCGCCGGCCTCCTCTGTACCCTTGGTGCGGGCGCCGCCCTCGCCTTCGCCCTGTGGCGGGACCCGGCGCTGGGAGGGTGGCTGGCGGGGCTGGCCGGCGAGGGCGCGGCCCTGGCGGCGGAGCTGGCCGCCGGGAACCTGGGGGCCACTTTCGGCCACAGGGTGGGCCTCGCGCTCGTGGCCCTGGCCGGCCTGGGAACCGGTCTGCTGGTCACCGGAGAGGCGCTTGGCCGGGGGCGGACCGCCTGGACGATCGTCCTGGGCCTCGTGATCTTCGGCACGGAGTGGGGCTGGTACTTCGACCCTGCGGCCGGCTACTTCCAGCTGTACGTGGTCCTCTCCCTCATCCTCTGGGTCCTGGGCCAGGCGGCGCTGCGGGACGCCCGGTGGCGGGCGGAGGGCCGCCACGCCGGGTGGCGTTCCGGCGTGGCCCCGACGCTGGCGGCGGTGCTCGCGGTCGCGCTGGTGGCCGGCCTGCTGCCCGGCCACTACGCACCGGTGAACCTCGGCGAGCTGGGCCGGCGGATCCAGGAGGCCCTGCCCGCCCTCGGCAGGTTCCGGGGCGCCGGCGTGGCCGACTGGGGCAGCGACTTCTCGCTCGCGGCCACCGGCTTCAGCCCCGACGGGGGCCGGCTCGGCGGTTCGGTGGTACCGGACGACCGGGTCGCCCTCCGGGTACGAACGCCCGGCCCCCTGGGCCAGACGCTCTACCTCAGGGGTGCGGCCTACCTCACCTACACCGGCTGGTCCTGGGAGCGCGGCGAGTCGCCGGAGATGAACCCCGATTCGTACGGCCTCCTGCCTTCGCTGATGGCGCCCGACGCCATGAGCCGCAGCCTGCAGGTGGAGGTCATGCCCGCCCTCGACTTCGGCCGCACGATCTTCAACGTGCTGGAGCCCCGCCGCGTCGACGGCCTCTCCGGGTTTGAGGCCGACGCGGAGGCAAACCTGCGCGCCCGGCACGGCATCGGCGACCAGCCGTACACCGTAGTCGCCCGCCTGCCGCTCTACAACCGGGAGCAGATCCGCTCCGCGATGGGCGAGGCGGGCCCGGACTTGGCGCGCTACCTGCAGCTGCCCGACCTGCCGGCGCGGATCGGGGAACTGGCGCAGGCGATCACCGGGCGGGCGGACCACCCGTACGAGCAGGCCGAGGCCATCGAGCAGTACCTGCGCAGCCTGGCCTACACGCTCACGCCGCCACGGACCCCAGCGGACCGTGATTTCGTCGACTACTTCCTCTTCGACCTCGGGCAGGGCTACTGCACGTACTTCGCCTCCGCCATGGTGGTGATGCTGCGGGAGCTCGGCATTCCGGCCCGGTTCGTGGAGGGTTTTGCCGTCCCGGCCTCCACCTCGTTCACCGTCGACGCGCGCGGCGGGTACGTCTACGAGGTGCGCAACTCGCTGGCGCACGCCTGGGTTGAGGCCTACTTCCCGGGATACGGATGGGTCACCTTCGATCCCACCCCGCGCGCCGACCTGCCGCTGATCCCGCGCAACGCCCCCCTCGCCGTCCAGCAGTGGGTCGATCTGCCGCCCGACGACCTGGCCGAGATCACCGATCCCGCCGAGGGCCTCGCGCCGCAGACGCCGCGGGATCAGACCCCGGAGGATCAGGAGATCTTCGGTGGCGGCTCCGCCGCCTCGGAGGGCCGGACGTGGCCCCGGCTGGGCCTCCCGCTGGCGCTGCCGGTACTCCTCCTCCTGGCCGCGGCCTGGACCCTGCGGGCGCAGAACCGGTTCCGCTACCGGGACGCCCGCTCGGTGGTGCAGGAGGCCTGGGAGAAGGCCGCCTGGCTGCTGGGCCGGTTCGGGCTGCCGCGGCGTCCCCACGAGACGGTGGCGGAGTACGCCCGCACCCTGGCGGATGCGCTGCCGCTGCTGAAGGAGGAGGCCCTGCGTGCCGCCGCGGACTACGGCGCCGCCCGCTACGGCCCGCCGGGCAGGCCCGTGCCCGCCGAGGCCGCGCAGAGGGCCCGCGCCCTCTGGGAGCGGGTGAGCGAGGCGCTGTTCGATCGTTACGGCTGGCGGGTCTACCTCTGGCGCCGGCTCGGATGGCGGCGGAGGCGCTAG
- the thrB gene encoding homoserine kinase encodes MVRVSVPATSANLGPGFDTLGVALDLRNVIEMDEPGVDDVVIEVEGAGGGALENPGQNMVYQAARRVFERLGYEPNGLLIRERVAIPVARGMGSSAAAIVGGLVAANALVAQRTGRPGLDRAELLRMAVAIEGHPDNVTPAMVGGFTVCCMDQERGPLHLRFDPPRSLRAVVVMPEVQFKGKKTEQSRGVLPAEVPMKDAVYNLNRTALLVAALAQGRTDLLAVAMQDRLHQPYRATLVPGLRSVFEAARAAGALGVALSGAGPSVIAFVAESAEPVALAMEAAFQWAGSEARSLTVDLARDGARVLAGPGRERELLDRPPYWG; translated from the coding sequence ATGGTCAGGGTCAGCGTGCCGGCCACAAGCGCCAACCTGGGCCCGGGCTTCGACACCTTGGGCGTGGCGCTGGACCTTCGCAACGTGATCGAGATGGACGAGCCCGGCGTGGACGACGTGGTGATCGAGGTGGAGGGGGCGGGGGGCGGCGCCCTCGAGAACCCGGGCCAGAACATGGTCTATCAGGCGGCCCGCCGGGTCTTCGAGCGACTGGGCTACGAGCCCAACGGGCTGCTGATCCGGGAGCGGGTCGCCATCCCGGTCGCCCGGGGGATGGGCTCCTCCGCCGCCGCCATCGTCGGGGGGCTCGTTGCGGCCAACGCCCTGGTCGCCCAGCGGACGGGGCGGCCCGGCCTGGACCGGGCGGAGCTGCTCCGGATGGCCGTGGCCATCGAGGGCCACCCGGACAACGTGACGCCGGCCATGGTCGGCGGCTTCACGGTCTGCTGCATGGACCAGGAGCGGGGCCCGCTGCACCTGCGGTTCGACCCGCCCCGGTCCCTGCGGGCCGTGGTGGTCATGCCCGAGGTGCAGTTCAAAGGGAAGAAGACCGAGCAGTCACGGGGGGTGCTGCCGGCCGAGGTCCCCATGAAGGATGCCGTCTACAACCTGAACCGGACGGCGCTGCTGGTGGCGGCGCTGGCGCAGGGGCGCACGGACCTCCTGGCCGTGGCGATGCAGGACCGGCTGCACCAGCCCTACCGGGCGACGCTGGTTCCCGGGCTGCGGTCGGTCTTCGAGGCGGCCCGGGCCGCGGGTGCCCTGGGCGTCGCCCTCTCGGGCGCCGGCCCCAGCGTGATCGCCTTCGTGGCCGAGTCCGCCGAGCCGGTGGCGCTGGCCATGGAGGCCGCCTTCCAGTGGGCGGGCAGCGAGGCCCGGTCGCTCACGGTGGACCTCGCCCGGGACGGCGCCCGGGTGCTCGCCGGGCCCGGGCGGGAGCGCGAGCTGCTGGACCGGCCGCCGTACTGGGGGTAG
- the thrC gene encoding threonine synthase, translating to MARWQGVIRQYQRFLPVSEATPVVTLLEGNTPLVPAPRLGAQLGLDLYLKFEGMNPTGSFKDRGMTMAMSKAVEAGAKAVICASTGNTSAAAAAYAARAGLPCFVVIPDGAVAMGKLAQALMYGARTIQIEGNFDDGLRLVRRLAQEHPEIALVNSVNPYRLQGQKTAAFEVVDALGGYPDFLAIPVGNAGNITAYWMGFKEYAAAGVGAVESCSSSGAPAGAVLPRLLGIQAAGAAPLVNGGEVDDPQTVGTAIKIGRPATRQGAIDAVRESGGAFWSVTDEEMLAAYRRLAATEGVFAEPASCASVAGLIKLSENGYFEGRAGGFIDGTQVPAPEHRPFTGRGGRPKVVAVLTGHGLKDPDTAIRVSVRPEKLPADYGRLERLVLGG from the coding sequence ATGGCCCGCTGGCAAGGTGTCATCCGGCAGTATCAGCGTTTCCTGCCCGTAAGCGAAGCGACCCCCGTGGTGACGCTGCTGGAGGGCAATACCCCCCTGGTTCCGGCCCCGCGGCTGGGGGCGCAGCTGGGCCTGGACCTGTATCTCAAGTTCGAGGGGATGAACCCCACCGGCTCCTTCAAGGACCGGGGCATGACCATGGCGATGTCCAAGGCCGTGGAGGCCGGGGCGAAGGCGGTGATCTGCGCCTCCACCGGCAACACGAGCGCCGCCGCGGCGGCCTACGCCGCCCGGGCGGGCCTGCCCTGCTTCGTCGTCATCCCCGACGGCGCCGTGGCCATGGGCAAGCTGGCCCAGGCGCTGATGTACGGCGCCAGGACGATCCAGATCGAGGGGAACTTCGACGACGGCCTCCGCCTGGTGCGCCGGCTCGCACAGGAGCACCCCGAGATCGCCCTGGTCAACTCCGTCAACCCATACCGGCTGCAGGGGCAGAAGACCGCCGCCTTCGAGGTGGTGGACGCCCTGGGCGGCTACCCCGACTTCCTGGCGATCCCCGTGGGCAACGCGGGCAACATCACCGCCTACTGGATGGGCTTCAAGGAGTACGCCGCCGCGGGCGTCGGCGCCGTAGAGTCGTGCAGCTCCAGCGGGGCGCCGGCGGGGGCCGTGCTGCCCAGGCTGCTGGGCATCCAGGCGGCCGGGGCCGCACCGCTGGTGAACGGCGGCGAGGTGGACGACCCGCAGACGGTGGGCACCGCGATCAAGATCGGCCGGCCGGCCACCCGGCAGGGGGCGATCGACGCGGTGCGGGAGTCGGGCGGCGCCTTCTGGTCCGTCACCGACGAGGAGATGCTGGCGGCCTACCGGCGGCTGGCCGCGACGGAGGGCGTCTTCGCCGAGCCGGCCTCCTGCGCCTCGGTGGCGGGGCTGATCAAGCTGAGCGAGAACGGCTACTTCGAGGGCCGCGCCGGCGGCTTCATCGACGGCACGCAGGTGCCGGCGCCCGAGCACCGGCCCTTCACCGGCCGGGGCGGCAGGCCCAAGGTCGTGGCGGTGCTGACGGGCCACGGGCTGAAGGATCCCGACACCGCCATCCGGGTCTCGGTCCGTCCCGAGAAGCTGCCTGCCGACTACGGACGGCTGGAGCGGCTCGTCCTCGGAGGATAG